The genome window CGATTGGTGGATCATTCTTATTGTATGCCATTAAAGCGGCTCACGTTAAAAGTGAGTCCAGCTTTGAGTGGTTATCCCGTGAAACCTTTTTGCTGCTCAATAACGTTGTGCTGGTGGTGATCTGTTTAATGGTATTACTGGGAACCTTGTACCCATTGGTGATGGATGCCTTGGGGCTGGGTAAAATCTCGGTAGGGCCTCCTTACTTTAATGCCATGTTTGTTCCGTTAACATCTATATTGGCCGTCTTGCTGGGCATAGGTTCTTTGGCGCGCTGGAAAAAAACTGAATCACGTTATTTGGTGCAGCAGTTGTGGTTACCAGCGGTTATCGCTGTCATCAGTGGGTTTGCTATCACGTACTGGGTGTATGCAGGCTTGGATGTCACAACCATTGTGGGTATTACCTTAGCTGTTTGGGTTTTGCTTTCGGTATTACGCGATGTGCTGAATAAAGTGATGACTAAAATCCGTGCAGGCTCCGCTCCTTTTAGTGGCTTAACTCGCCTTTCGCGAAGCTATTACGCTATGACTTTAGCGCATTTAGGGCTAGCGGTTTCTATTGTGGGGGTGTGTTTAGTTTCTGTGTACAGTGAAGAGCGCGATTTACGTATGGCGCCTGGCGATACTTTAGAGTTTGCGGACTACACCTTTATATTTGAAGGATCACGCAAAGTCCAAGGCCCTAATTTTATTGCGGATCAGGGTGTGTTACGAGTGCTTAAGTCGGGTGAACCGTACATTACCATGCACCCTGAAAAACGAGTGTATCAAGCACGTGGAAATATGATGACCGAAGCCGATATTGATGCGGGCTTATTCCGGGATTTGTATGTAGCGCTTGGCGAGCCATTAACCGACGGTGCTTGGGCCGTGCGGATTCAGCACAAACCTTTTGTGCGTTGGATTTGGTTAGGTGCACTAATGATGACAGCCGGTGGCTTGTTGTCCGCAACCGACCCTCGTTATCGTAAACAATTGATGCGTAAGCTAGTACCTGCCTGAGGCTCTTATGAAACGTTTATTTTTATTTATTCCTTTGGTTGTTTTTATCGCACTCGGCGCTCTGTTCTGGAAAGGTCTCACGTTAGACCCCACTGAGCTACCAACGGCTTTGCTGAATAAACCGGTCCCCGCCTTTTCACTACCGGCGCTTGCCGCTGAAGATGGCTTACTCACCCAAGAGAGCCTCAAAGGGAAGCCGGCACTGCTTAACGTGTGGGCGACATGGTGCCCAACCTGTAAAGAAGAGCATGCTCAACTGAACAAAATAGCACGTGAAGAGGGCGTCACTATTTATGGGATTAACTACAAAGACGAAAGAGCTGCCGCGAATGACTGGTTAGCTCGCTACTCAAATCCGTATGTGCTCAATATCTATGATGAGGCAGGTAGCCTAGGGCTTGATTTAGGTGTGTACGGCGCCCCAGAAACATATGTGCTGGATGCGAATGGCATTATTCGTTATCGGCATGTGGGTGCGGTAGATCAGGCGGTGTGGGAGCAGCTACGTAGCATTATGAAACAGGTTAGCGAGCCGTCTCAGCAGGAGGGCGCAGGCTAATGCGTGCTTTAATACTCATCCTGTTAAGTGCTTTTGCTTTACCTGCATTAGCCGCCATTGATACCTATGAATTTACCGATGATGCCGCACGCGAGCGCTTTCAAGAGTTAACGGCTGAGCTGCGTTGCCCAAAGTGTCAAAACCAAAATTTAGCTGATTCAAACTCGCCAATAGCGCAAGACCTACGCCGAGAGGTTTATCGTATGGTCGAAGCTGGCGATAGCGACCAAACCATTGTCGATTTTATGGTTGCTCGTTATGGCGAATTTGTTTTGTATCGGCCGCGCCTCACAGGCTATACCTGGATTTTATGGTATGGCCCCTTTGTATTGTTGGGCCTCGGTGTCATTGTGGTGCTCATCCTTGGTCGTCGTAAAAAACTAAGTAAAGCGGGCGCTCAAGCGTTCGATGCAGATAATTCAGCGCCAAACACAAAGGCAGCTACTGACCACAATGCGCGGTTAGGCGCGTTACTTAAAAGTACTGATAACAGCGATCGCGCTGGCAAACAATCTGATCAGCCAGTTAATAAGGAAACACCATGATTCAGCTATGGGCTGGTATAGCGTTACTGACATTGTTAGCTTTGGCTTTTATTTTTCTTCCGTTTGCAAAAACACGAAAACAGCATGAAGCGGCCATTGATCGTACAGAAGAAAATATCCACATTTTTAAAGAGCGCTTGGCTGAATTAGAAGCTGAGCGTGATGCCGGCACGCTTCAGCCAGCGGCATTCGATGAATTAAAGTTAGAACTCGAAAAAAACTTACTAGAAGACGCTGAAGGCCAACCTAGTTCAGTCAATGCCGAATCCACCACGGTTGTTGGTAAACCGCAATTAATGGCAGTGATGCTAATTGCCATCTTAATCCCAGTCATGGGTTTAGGTTTGTATCATCAATACGGCAATGCTGATTTAGTGGAGCTAACGCTGAATCGTCAAGATCAGCCGTTTGCTAAAGAGGGTCGTCAACCAACAGTGGAAGAGGTTGTTGGTCTGTTAGAAGCTGAACTGGCTAAAAAGCCCGACAATGCAGAGGGCTGGTACGTGCTGGCGACCACCTATATGAATATGGGTGAGTTTACTAAGGCGACTGAGGCCTTCCAAAAAGTATTGTTGATACTGCCAAGCGAATCGCCGCAGTATCCGTTAGTTATGGGGCAGTATGCACAAGCATTGTACTTTGTGAATGGCGATGTAACAGATGAAGTTCGTCAGCAAATTGAACTCACCTTAGAGCGCGAGCCAAATGAAGTAACTGCGTTGGGCTTGAGTGGAATTGACCAGTACTCCCAAGGTAATTTTAACCAAGCCATCAGTGTTTGGAGAAAAGCATTAGAATTTGCGGAACCAGAAGCGGCAGAATCAATCAAAAACGGAATACGTAGTGCATTAACCAGTTTGGAAGAGGCCGGAGAACCCTTGCCAGATGTTCCAGAACTGGTCGATGTCGCACTACCGCTAACGGTATCAATCTCGTCTGAGTTGTTAGCACAGTTATCGCCAGATCAGCCGGTCTTTATCTTTGCACGGGCTGTCGGTGGTAAAATACCTGTTGCTGCTGCGCGTTTTACAGTCAAAGATTTGCCAATAACGATTAGCTTAGATGATTCTATGGCCATGACACCGCAAATGCGATTGTCATCTCAGAGTGAAGTTGAAGTGGGAGCCCGTATCTCGATGAGCGGCCAACCACAGGCTTCACCCGGCGATTTAGCGTCACCCTTACTAACCG of Neptunomonas phycophila contains these proteins:
- a CDS encoding DsbE family thiol:disulfide interchange protein: MKRLFLFIPLVVFIALGALFWKGLTLDPTELPTALLNKPVPAFSLPALAAEDGLLTQESLKGKPALLNVWATWCPTCKEEHAQLNKIAREEGVTIYGINYKDERAAANDWLARYSNPYVLNIYDEAGSLGLDLGVYGAPETYVLDANGIIRYRHVGAVDQAVWEQLRSIMKQVSEPSQQEGAG
- a CDS encoding cytochrome c-type biogenesis protein — protein: MRALILILLSAFALPALAAIDTYEFTDDAARERFQELTAELRCPKCQNQNLADSNSPIAQDLRREVYRMVEAGDSDQTIVDFMVARYGEFVLYRPRLTGYTWILWYGPFVLLGLGVIVVLILGRRKKLSKAGAQAFDADNSAPNTKAATDHNARLGALLKSTDNSDRAGKQSDQPVNKETP
- the ccmI gene encoding c-type cytochrome biogenesis protein CcmI, with protein sequence MIQLWAGIALLTLLALAFIFLPFAKTRKQHEAAIDRTEENIHIFKERLAELEAERDAGTLQPAAFDELKLELEKNLLEDAEGQPSSVNAESTTVVGKPQLMAVMLIAILIPVMGLGLYHQYGNADLVELTLNRQDQPFAKEGRQPTVEEVVGLLEAELAKKPDNAEGWYVLATTYMNMGEFTKATEAFQKVLLILPSESPQYPLVMGQYAQALYFVNGDVTDEVRQQIELTLEREPNEVTALGLSGIDQYSQGNFNQAISVWRKALEFAEPEAAESIKNGIRSALTSLEEAGEPLPDVPELVDVALPLTVSISSELLAQLSPDQPVFIFARAVGGKIPVAAARFTVKDLPITISLDDSMAMTPQMRLSSQSEVEVGARISMSGQPQASPGDLASPLLTVTVAEQEEPLNLLIDHVVQ
- a CDS encoding heme lyase CcmF/NrfE family subunit; its protein translation is MIPEIGQYALVLALTLSVFLAVVPLYGVFVGNSLWMNYARPLAKGLFLFLLISMACLVYSFLTDDFSVAYVANNSNSKLPIYYKFSAVWGGHEGSLLLWILILAGWTYAVAVKSKGLPLDIVARVLSVMGMISVGFTLFTLVTSSPFERLLPNTPLEGGDLNPLLQDIGLIIHPPMLYMGYVGFSVAFAFAIAALMSGRLDAAWARWSRPWTNVAWAFLTLGIALGSWWAYYELGWGGWWFWDPVENASFMPWLVGTALVHSLAVTEKRGVFKSWTVLLAIFAFSLSLLGTFLVRSGVLTSVHAFATDPERGYFVLALLAITIGGSFLLYAIKAAHVKSESSFEWLSRETFLLLNNVVLVVICLMVLLGTLYPLVMDALGLGKISVGPPYFNAMFVPLTSILAVLLGIGSLARWKKTESRYLVQQLWLPAVIAVISGFAITYWVYAGLDVTTIVGITLAVWVLLSVLRDVLNKVMTKIRAGSAPFSGLTRLSRSYYAMTLAHLGLAVSIVGVCLVSVYSEERDLRMAPGDTLEFADYTFIFEGSRKVQGPNFIADQGVLRVLKSGEPYITMHPEKRVYQARGNMMTEADIDAGLFRDLYVALGEPLTDGAWAVRIQHKPFVRWIWLGALMMTAGGLLSATDPRYRKQLMRKLVPA